In a genomic window of Kluyveromyces marxianus DMKU3-1042 DNA, complete genome, chromosome 7:
- the CSN12 gene encoding uncharacterized protein, whose translation MAQLIYVCFRDNILNDSFKDLVNYEYDHQIKVSKPHFALKEFDKVSQLIEICNDMKKMYQKDNATISVPLFRLALEQLRVLNRIFENRTNWMIPLLYQSGEQLYDIANTLDTHKEQSGGRLQNDEEEESFLIQAGRVIHMTLNTCFKDRNENELENKKIGVFYFATLLFKLYYRIQAYGLLSNMCKVFESRLNEIDPYIRKVDNDLIIIRFKYYMGLYYGYEKNNYQLGHQWLNEAFDICRRYETIKDTHAVRTRVLLYLIPMKLMHTRQYPRLQVLQRTYRKLSNFYKPLITSICTGNLHEYDTFVRENELFLVSRNLHVTILKLRELVELKLVKVAWSCNGATTKVPLDIVARAFAFASGSRDKNRKKADAGSSKNGDSSAADDLDELECILATLIAKNYIKGYLSHTHRVMMTSKAPFPSLVKSGVTGISRG comes from the coding sequence ATGGCACAATTAATATACGTTTGTTTTCGGGATAACATACTAAATGATTCCTTCAAAGACTTGGTAAATTACGAATATGATCATCAAATAAAAGTGTCGAAGCCGCATTTTGCTCTCAAGGAGTTTGACAAGGTGAGCCAATTGATAGAAATATGCAATGACATGAAGAAAATGTACCAGAAAGACAATGCTACAATTTCTGTTCCACTATTCCGTCTGGCTTTGGAGCAGCTTCGTGTGTTGAACAGGATATTCGAGAACAGAACAAATTGGATGATACCGCTTCTGTACCAAAGCGGTGAACAATTGTACGATATAGCGAACACACTTGACACGCACAAAGAACAAAGCGGCGGCCGGCTccaaaatgatgaagaggaagagtcTTTCTTGATTCAAGCAGGAAGAGTGATCCATATGACACTAAACACATGCTTCAAAGACCGAAACGAGAAtgaattggaaaacaagaaaatagGTGTCTTTTATTTTGCCACACTTCTATTCAAACTATACTACCGCATCCAAGCTTACGGCCTTCTTTCAAACATGTGCAAAGTGTTTGAGTCGCGCTTGAATGAGATTGATCCATACATTCGCAAAGTTGACAATGACCTCATAATAATCCGCTTTAAGTACTACATGGGGCTATACTACGGATACGAGAAAAATAACTACCAGCTGGGCCACCAGTGGTTGAACGAAGCGTTTGACATTTGCCGGAGATACGAAACGATAAAGGACACTCACGCAGTACGGACCCGAGTGTTGCTCTACTTGATTCCAATGAAGCTCATGCACACGAGACAGTATCCAAGGCTGCAGGTGCTCCAGAGAACGTATAGAAAATTGAGCAACTTCTACAAACCGCTAATAACGAGCATATGCACGGGGAACCTCCACGAGTACGACACCTTTGTGCGCGAGAACGAGTTGTTTTTGGTGTCCAGAAACTTGCACGTGACCATCTTAAAATTGCGCGAGCTAGTCGAACTAAAGCTCGTCAAAGTGGCATGGAGCTGTAACGGGGCCACTACAAAGGTGCCGCTAGATATTGTTGCGCGAGCATTCGCCTTTGCTAGCGGATCACGTGACAAGAACAGGAAGAAGGCCGACGCTGGTTCTTCTAAAAACGGCGACTCAAGCGCCGCCGATGATCTCGATGAGCTAGAGTGCATACTAGCAACGCTTATAGCGAAGAACTACATCAAGGGCTATTTGTCACATACACACCGGGTTATGATGACAAGCAAGGCTCCGTTCCCGAGCCTTGTAAAATCCGGGGTAACCGGAATATCCCGGGGCTGA
- the ACF4 gene encoding Acf4p, which yields MSKRIVSDSTGLYKLNIVNKEKNSQDSATGRNSTEKEELENEKPSSQPQSPRRAALKINIANDLKEPEETEDEIITKIAQVEDEILQCESKLSSLKEELKILQAKLQPVVKQAESVPESRRSSRSDFRSKVRSISPQKSVPGSPTSKWKLFKENGSSLLKKFKEFTIDDEDEQEYDDLMAKNKNSGIHHFTVKNGLNYNYDTDSESGDETDDKSSEED from the coding sequence ATGAGTAAAAGAATTGTAAGTGATTCCACTGGCCTTTACAAGCTGAATATTgttaataaagaaaaaaatagtcAGGATTCAGCTACGGGCCGAAACTctacagaaaaagaggagTTGGAAAATGAGAAGCCATCTTCACAACCGCAATCACCACGGAGGGCCGCTTTAAAAATTAACATAGCTAATGACTTGAAGGAACctgaagaaacagaagacgAAATAATAACCAAGATTGCCCAGGTAGAAGATGAAATTTTACAATGCGAATCAAAATTGTCTAGCTTAAAAGAGGAGTTGAAGATCCTGCAAGCTAAACTTCAACCAGTTGTCAAACAAGCAGAAAGTGTACCTGAGAGCAGAAGAAGCAGTCGTTCAGACTTCAGATCCAAAGTGAGGAGCATCTCTCCCCAAAAGTCTGTTCCAGGATCCCCTACTTCAAAATGGAAACtgttcaaagaaaatggcTCCAGTTTGCttaaaaagtttaaagaGTTCACCATTgacgatgaggatgaaCAGGAGTATGATGATTTGATGgcaaaaaataagaatagCGGAATTCATCATTTCACTGTAAAAAATGGATTAAACTACAACTATGACACTGATTCTGAATCAGGCGATGAAACCGATGATAAATCCAGCGAAGAGGATTAA
- the VMA13 gene encoding H(+)-transporting V1 sector ATPase subunit H yields the protein MNYQFKHILLDSTHFQQIRHSLNSRTIGWDALVRSSEISKFDGETTKKLESGMLKNEKIDMPLDTALTALLHILATSNNLDVNKCVVNLLSQLLTLEPYSEELITLISKKDSKKVLSQFYEHTLNKGLVEEQFNLISAFTFVSLLLQFEDVELTSKLLENKQFQNLFKSEHKDAVYLAIRLLQELTVNKTYKQLVWSQHAYYLPIVFESIFSINEYQPQQTNTNNLQIQLQYYALMIIWLLTFDPKITEAFTKQYLSQYLQLLALIRSTIKEKVVRLSVSIILNGISDSVKNHKSTVKNLILLGNAIPTLNQIMERKFLDDELKEDLATLKESLETEYHELTSFDEYMAELNSKILLWSPVHQDSQFWLDNLDKFKENNWKLFTQLIDLLKEFVAEKKPSAVSLQILLNDIRKVMELDNDSIKKVQKDKLIIMQLLQHQDSKVKYEALKTTQVIVSNTFK from the coding sequence aTGAATTATCAGTTCAAGCATATACTACTGGATAGTACCCATTTTCAACAGATCCGTCACTCGTTGAACTCCAGAACGATTGGATGGGATGCATTGGTTCGCTCATCGGAGATTAGCAAGTTTGATGGAGAAACTACGAAGAAACTCGAAAGTGGaatgttgaagaacgaAAAGATCGATATGCCTTTGGATACAGCTTTGACAGCTTTATTACACATTCTAGCGACATCAAACAATTTGGATGTGAACAAATGTGTTGTCAACCTTTTGTCCCAACTTTTAACTTTGGAGCCTTATAGCGAAGAACTCATCACACTTATCTCTAAGAAAGACAGTAAGAAGGTGTTGTCTCAATTCTATGAGCACACATTGAACAAAGGTTTAGTTGAGGAACAGTTCAATTTGATTTCTGCGTTCAcctttgtttctttgctcTTGCAGTTCGAAGATGTAGAGTTGACCTCCAAgcttttggaaaacaaacaattCCAAAACTTGTTCAAATCCGAACATAAGGATGCTGTCTATCTAGCGATCAGATTGTTACAAGAATTGACTGTCAACAAGACATACAAGCAACTCGTCTGGTCACAACATGCTTACTACTTGCCTATCGTATTCGAATCCATTTTTTCGATCAACGAATACCAACCTCAGCAAACAAACACCAACAATTTGCAAATCCAATTACAGTACTATGCTCTAATGATCATTTGGTTGTTAACGTTTGACCCTAAAATAACCGAGGCATTTACCAAACAATACCTATCCCAATATCTCCAGCTACTTGCTCTAATAAGATCTACAATTAAGGAAAAGGTGGTTAGATTATCTGTATCTATCATTTTGAATGGTATCAGTGACTCCGTCAAGAACCACAAGTCAACCGTGAAGAACTTAATTTTGCTTGGAAATGCTATTCCTACCTTGAACCAAATAATGGAGAGAAAGTTTTTAGATGATGAACTAAAAGAAGATCTTGCTACTTTGAAGGAATCATTGGAGACAGAGTATCACGAATTGACATCCTTTGATGAATATATGGCGGAATTGAATTCGAAGATTTTGTTGTGGTCACCAGTTCATCAAGATAGTCAATTCTGGTTAGATAATTTGGACAAGTTCAAGGAGAATAACTGGAAGCTATTTACTCAGTTGATagatttgttgaaggagTTCGTTGCTGAAAAGAAGCCTTCCGCTGTAAGTCTTCAAATTTTATTGAATGACATACGTAAAGTTATGGAATTAGACAACGATTCAATTAAGAAAGTACAAAAGGACAAGTTGATAATAATGCAACTTCTACAACACCAAGACTCAAAGGTTAAGTACGAAGCACTAAAGACAACTCAGGTTATTGTTTCAAACACTTTCAAATAA
- the GLN1 gene encoding glutamate--ammonia ligase produces the protein MSDIVEKTTILQKYLELDQRGTIIAEYVWIDAEGNLRSKGRTLSKKVTSVDSLPEWNFDGSSTGQAPGHDSDVYLKPVAFYPDPFRRGDNIVVLAECWNNDGTPNKFNHRHEAAKLFEAHKKAEMWFGLEQEYTLFDQYDNVYGWPKGGFPAPQGPYYCGVGAGKVFARDVIEAHYRACLYAGINISGINAEVMPSQWEFQVGPCEGIAMGDQLWIARYFLHRVAEEFGVKVSLHPKPLKGDWNGAGCHTNVSTKEMRAPGGMKYIEDAIEKLSKRHNEHIKLYGADNEQRLTGRHETASMSTFSSGVANRGASIRIPRSVNKEGYGYFEDRRPASNIDPYLVTGIMVETVCGAIENADMTKEYERESL, from the coding sequence atgtccGATATCGTTGAAAAGACCACTATCTTGCAAAAGTACTTGGAACTAGACCAAAGAGGTACCATCATTGCCGAATATGTTTGGATTGATGCTGAAGGTAACTTGAGATCTAAGGGTAGAACCTTGTCCAAGAAGGTTACTTCCGTGGACTCCCTACCGGAATGGAACTTTGACGGTTCTTCCACTGGCCAAGCCCCAGGTCACGACTCGGATGTGTACTTGAAGCCTGTTGCCTTCTACCCAGACCCATTCAGAAGAGGTGACAacattgttgttttggCTGAATGTTGGAACAACGACGGTACTCCAAACAAGTTCAACCACAGACACGAAGCTGCAAAGTTGTTCGAAGCCCACAAGAAGGCTGAAATGTGGTTCGGTTTGGAACAAGAATACACCTTGTTCGACCAATACGACAACGTGTACGGCTGGCCAAAGGGTGGTTTCCCAGCTCCACAAGGTCCATACTACTGTGGTGTCGGTGCCGGTAAGGTGTTCGCTCGTGATGTCATCGAGGCCCACTACAGAGCTTGTTTGTACGCTGGTATCAACATCTCCGGTATCAACGCTGAAGTCATGCCATCCCAATGGGAATTCCAAGTCGGTCCATGTGAAGGTATCGCCATGGGTGACCAATTGTGGATCGCTAGATACTTCTTGCACAGAGTGGCTGAAGAATTCGGTGTCAAGGTTTCTCTACATCCAAAGCCATTGAAGGGTGACTGGAACGGTGCTGGTTGTCACACCAACGTCTCTACCAAGGAAATGAGAGCTCCAGGTGGTATGAAGTACATCGAAGATGCCATTGAAAAGCTATCTAAGAGACACAACGAACACATCAAGCTATATGGTGCCGACAACGAACAAAGATTGACTGGTAGACACGAAACCGCCTCCATGAGTACCTTCTCATCTGGTGTTGCCAACCGTGGTGCTTCCATCAGAATCCCAAGATCCGTTAACAAGGAAGGTTACGGATACTTCGAAGACAGAAGACCAGCTTCCAACATTGACCCTTACTTGGTCACTGGTATCATGGTCGAAACTGTCTGTGGTGCTATTGAAAACGCTGATATGACTAAGGAATACGAAAGAGAATCTTTGTAA
- the ARP7 gene encoding Arp7p: protein MSVKIVVVQISQTRVVCGFNNQDLPSLTLPAQYLTYKSEQEPERTSEQGSEASNDSIVKVFDKWDMLARCQDPTAEVYQLYDKQGLPCDWDVMDEQWSYMFKRLGLKFEDYPVCVVLPNELKASIRKKFVEHLLGYGIPMVQLLNEPVCNTLSQGRPSGIVVDIGHTGVRVDAVIDGVLFKQYRKENKIGGAFLNWKICDHLLKRDANKSTEVWRDATEWLPTFKNTMLQVSPIELDANHEIAPHYQHMVSPMDHTKSFLLERKQTVTFTNKQLYAIGELLFKPVINIDKSGSTDTADSTAANGSTNGGDAPPPEKLIGIVGLIRSCIQSLLNGANAGATTGASAGGASNSGDGSLGGQGSNDSSNAPSHNYTSEQLQSMLLTNILVTGSTSNIQGLEQRLLNDISVSLNDLTTVRPKILFKPTKLDRTFQSWQAATTLCRLPLRESLYAWETLERETK from the coding sequence ATGTCTGTAAAGATAGTAGTAGTACAGATCTCTCAAACACGGGTTGTTTGCGGTTTTAATAACCAAGATTTGCCTAGTTTAACTTTGCCAGCGCAGTACTTGACTTATAAGAGCGAGCAAGAACCAGAGAGAACATCGGAACAAGGTTCTGAGGCATCGAATGATTCAATTGTGaaagtttttgataaaTGGGACATGCTAGCGCGTTGTCAGGATCCTACAGCGGAGGTTTACCAGTTGTACGATAAACAAGGGCTTCCATGCGATTGGGATGTAATGGATGAGCAATGGTCGTACATGTTCAAGAGACTTGGTCTAAAATTTGAGGACTATCCAGTATGCGTGGTTTTGCCAAACGAACTAAAAGCTAGCATACGTAAGAAGTTTGTGGAGCATCTGTTGGGATACGGCATTCCGATGGTGCAACTGCTGAACGAACCTGTTTGCAACACTTTAAGCCAGGGCAGACCTAGCGGCATTGTTGTGGATATAGGACATACTGGTGTCAGAGTAGATGCGGTTATCGATGGTGTTTTGTTCAAGCAGTACAGGAAGGAGAACAAGATTGGGGGAGCGTTTTTAAACTGGAAGATATGCGACCATCTTTTGAAGAGGGATGCGAACAAATCGACAGAGGTTTGGAGGGATGCGACCGAATGGCTACCAACGTTTAAGAACACGATGTTACAGGTGTCTCCTATAGAATTGGACGCAAACCATGAGATTGCGCCCCATTACCAGCATATGGTGTCTCCAATGGACCACACGAAGAGTTTCCTTTTGGAAAGGAAACAAACGGTTACATTCACCAACAAGCAGCTCTATGCTATTGGTGAGCTGCTATTCAAGCCTGTGATAAACATTGATAAAAGCGGGAGCACAGATACTGCAGACTCTACTGCTGCCAATGGCAGCACCAACGGTGGAGACGCACCTCCACCAGAAAAGTTGATCGGAATCGTGGGGCTAATCAGATCTTGTATCCAAAGCTTGCTCAACGGCGCCAATGCAGGCGCAACTACGGGTGCCAGTGCTGGAGGAGCCTCTAACTCTGGGGATGGCTCATTGGGCGGACAAGGCAGCAACGATAGCTCCAACGCACCATCACATAACTACACTTCAGAACAACTACAAAGCATGCTATTAACGAACATCTTAGTTACTGGAAGCACGTCCAACATCCAAGGACTCGAGCAAAGACTACTAAACGATATTTCAGTATCATTGAACGACCTAACTACGGTAAGACCGAAGATTTTGTTCAAACCAACAAAGCTAGATAGAACGTTCCAATCGTGGCAGGCGGCCACTACCCTATGCAGACTACCTCTACGCGAGTCGTTGTATGCATGGGAAACCCttgaaagagaaaccaaatga
- the EAF6 gene encoding Eaf6p, with amino-acid sequence MDEQKKEYERLRKKLRDALQEKKQLEAKWDALEQEIYDKETAYLSQKPSSRMGNILMGFQGFNKNSSAQQILSDHSHSSHAHTLDDNDRIFSLSSALFVKQLQGSAPGSGAQEDE; translated from the coding sequence ATGGatgaacaaaagaaggaatatGAGCGACTAAGGAAAAAGCTTCGAGATGCGTTgcaagagaagaagcagctgGAGGCCAAGTGGGACGCTCTAGAACAGGAGATATACGATAAAGAGACGGCATATCTCTCACAGAAACCATCTTCACGGATGGGAAATATTTTGATGGGTTTCCAAGGATTTAATAAAAACAGTTCAGCTCAACAAATACTATCGGACCATTCCCACTCGTCCCATGCGCACACTTTGGACGACAACGACAGGATATTCTCGCTCAGTTCTGCACTCTTCGTTAAGCAATTACAGGGATCTGCTCCAGGCTCTGGAGCTCAAGAAGACGAGTGA
- the AIM24 gene encoding Aim24p yields MLWKRSISILRPSPTTVIPSNVLSSPQLDLKPLFENESDQTVTENGAITSTTRFQLLGDNPTLASIQVSPSIPLYVRHRSLVSIHDADRLSNVSVSFKKWFKLWPTLSLSRFDKVVGTNQFNCLVSSVRPSDTLSLLQLNGTYDWIVLNPNSILSFEENSSLSIQWFHKYLNYFGWLSNKISVFSNYGKLSGRGNVLLNGSGSIYKLELKSEEDQILLQKNRILAINGLNKLDFSQAVTLEKSSTLKHTDSKQLENSTRNDTNADNTTANAFLQFLQKLASFIKTTWQSYNSSDFVRVKGPRTVLVQTDPKSANHISWADHAMSLKPAKNYLSFASVTKDSTIKFRNTSSLLNKK; encoded by the coding sequence ATGCTTTGGAAACGTTCTATTTCGATATTAAGACCATCACCAACAACAGTGATTCCATCCAATGTACTATCCAGTCCACAACTGGACTTGAAGCCACTATTCGAAAATGAATCGGATCAAACGGTCACAGAAAATGGCGCCATTACAAGCACCACTAGGTTCCAGCTCTTGGGCGATAATCCCACTTTAGCATCAATTCAAGTGTCCCCTTCTATTCCACTGTATGTGAGGCACCGCTCACTGGTTTCGATTCACGATGCAGACAGATTGTCCAACGTTAGTGTGTCGTTCAAGAAATGGTTCAAATTGTGGCCCACACTGTCATTGAGCAGGTTCGATAAGGTTGTGGGAACCAACCAATTTAACTGTCTCGTTTCCTCTGTAAGGCCCTCAGATACGCTCTCCCTATTGCAGTTGAACGGGACGTACGACTGGATAGTTCTCAACCCAAACAGTATACTCTCTTTCGAAGAAAACTCATCGCTCTCCATCCAATGGTTCCACAAATACCTAAACTACTTCGGATGGCTCTCTAACAAGATATCCGTCTTCTCTAACTATGGGAAATTGTCTGGTCGTGGTAACGTCTTGCTCAATGGCAGCGGCTCTATCTACAAGTTGGAACTCAAGTCCGAAGAAGATCAGATCCTTCTACAAAAGAATAGAATCCTAGCCATCAATGGCCTCAACAAGCTCGACTTCAGCCAGGCAGTCACATTGGAAAAGTCCTCGACGCTAAAGCATACTGATTCTAAGCAACTCGAAAACTCCACCCGTAATGACACTAATGCTGACAATACAACTGCAAATGCCTTCCTACAGTTCCTACAAAAGCTCGCATCCTTCATAAAAACCACATGGCAATCATACAACTCGTCTGACTTTGTTAGGGTCAAAGGCCCAAGAACCGTATTAGTGCAAACTGACCCTAAGTCCGCCAATCACATTTCCTGGGCCGACCACGCTATGTCTCTAAAGCCTGCTAAAAACTATCTAAGCTTCGCCAGCGTTACGAAGGACTCGACTATCAAGTTTAGAAACACCTCATCCCTTCTTAACAAGAAATGA
- the HTS1 gene encoding histidine--tRNA ligase, with the protein MSTPSEAVPTPKSAPKSGKLQFTLKTPKGTKDWAEKDMVIREAIFGQLSSLFKRHGGITLDTPVFELREILAGKYGEDSKLIYNLEDQGGELCSLRYDLTVPFARYVAMNNVQSIKRYHIAKVYRRDQPAMTKGRMREFYQCDFDIAGTYESMVPDAEVLSILVEGLTSLGIKDFKIKLNHRKILDGIFQIAGVKDEDVRKISSAVDKLDKSPWEVVKKEITVEKGQTEETANLIGEYVKLNGSLQEVHNTLSNDAAIQGNEKAMEGLKEIETLIGYVNAFGIQNYISFDLSLARGLDYYTGLIYEAVTAASAPPKNASELKEKSKKQKKDDDDASEYVGVGSIAAGGRYDNLVNMFAEASGKKSTSIPCVGVSFGVERLFSLIKQRVEQSDKVRPTATQVFVMAFGGGKDWTGYLPERMKVAKTLWENGIEAEYVYKSKANPRKQFDAAEKSGCPIAVILGKEEYLENKLRIKRLGPEFADDDGELVDAANLIPAVKEKLAQVHENGVDEITRLIKDL; encoded by the coding sequence ATGTCTACTCCATCTGAAGCAGTTCCAACTCCAAAGTCAGCTCCAAAGTCTGGTAAGCTGCAGTTTACTTTGAAGACCCCCAAGGGTACCAAAGACTGGGCCGAAAAGGATATGGTTATCAGAGAAGCCATTTTCGGTCAATTGTCTTCGTTGTTTAAGAGACACGGTGGTATTACGCTAGATACTCCTGTCTTTGAGCTTCGTGAAATTTTGGCTGGTAAATATGGTGAAGACTCCAAATTGATCTACAACTTGGAGGATCAAGGTGGTGAGTTGTGCTCCTTGCGTTACGATTTGACTGTTCCATTTGCAAGATACGTTGCGATGAACAATGTCCAATCCATCAAGAGATACCACATTGCTAAGGTTTACAGAAGAGATCAACCAGCCATGACCAAGGGTCGTATGAGAGAGTTCTATCAATGTGATTTCGATATCGCTGGTACTTATGAGTCCATGGTTCCAGATGCTGAAGTTTTGTCTATCTTAGTGGAAGGGTTGACTTCGTTGGGTATCAAGGACTTCAAGATCAAGTTGAACCACAGAAAGATTCTAGACGGTATCTTCCAGATTGCCGGTGTCAAGGACGAAGATGTTAGAAAAATCTCTTCTGCCGTTGACAAGTTGGACAAGTCTCCATGGGAAGTTGTTAAGAAGGAAATCACCGTCGAAAAGGGTCAGACTGAAGAAACTGCTAACCTAATTGGTGAATATGTCAAGTTGAATGGCTCTTTGCAAGAAGTTCACAACACTTTGTCCAACGACGCTGCTATCCAAGGTAACGAGAAAGCCATGGAAGGtttgaaagagattgaaaCTTTGATCGGTTACGTTAATGCTTTCGGTATTCAAAACTACATCTCTTTCGATTTGTCCTTGGCCAGAGGTTTGGATTACTATACCGGTCTAATCTACGAAGCTGTCACCGCCGCTTCTGCCCCACCAAAAAACGCTTctgaattgaaagaaaagtcaaagaagcaaaagaaggatGACGATGATGCTTCCGAGTACGTAGGTGTTGGTTCTATTGCTGCTGGTGGTCGTTACGACAATTTGGTTAACATGTTTGCCGAAGCTTCTGGTAAAAAATCAACTTCGATTCCTTGTGTTGGTGTGTCGTTCGGTGTGGAGAGATTATTCTCTTTGATCAAACAACGTGTCGAACAAAGTGATAAGGTTAGACCAACAGCCACTCAAGTGTTTGTCATGGCatttggtggtggtaaGGACTGGACCGGTTACTTGCCAGAAAGAATGAAGGTTGCCAAAACTTTATGGGAAAATGGTATCGAAGCTGAATACGTTTACAAGTCCAAGGCTaatccaagaaaacaatttgaCGCAGCAGAGAAGTCTGGTTGTCCTATCGCAGTGATTCTtggtaaagaagaataccTAGAAAACAAACTTCGTATCAAGAGATTGGGTCCTGAATTtgctgatgatgatggtgaaCTTGTGGATGCTGCAAACTTGATTCCAGCAGTGAAGGAGAAACTCGCCCAAGTTCACGAGAATGGAGTTGATGAAATCACCCGTTTAATCAAGGATTTGTAA
- the MIX23 gene encoding Mix23p, which translates to MGSDLIIDTQLPEFDDAAEAGFLHKDILFDPNGKLVINRERCINPKLIDNFFRFLRHGSDDVLKQKLNNNKSATNQDRNCDAVLKSVLYPNWKIRHDIISYCENELNSMQKELNSSSNMDNENQRPIVTERIDPYAVKDMLTEKENRFKDYRILENWISNQKNIESIIQIRTSSVLSEQCGNNRDYIREFENFIKANK; encoded by the coding sequence ATGGGTTCAGATCTTATTATTGATACTCAACTCCCAGAATTTGACGATGCGGCAGAGGCAGGCTTCTTACATAAGGACATATTGTTTGATCCCAATGGTAAGCTAGTAATAAATCGTGAAAGGTGCATCAATCCAAAATTGATTGATAACTTCTTTAGATTTCTGAGACACGGTAGTGATGATGtactaaaacaaaaacttaataataataagagTGCTACAAACCAAGATAGAAACTGTGATGCCGTTTTGAAGAGTGTACTTTATCCCAATTGGAAAATAAGACATGACATTATTTCTTATTGCGAAAATGAGTTGAATAGCATGCAAAAAGAGCTAAATAGCTCTTCAAATATGGATAATGAGAATCAAAGACCAATAGTTACCGAGAGAATAGATCCATATGCAGTGAAGGATATGTTAACAGAGAAGGAGAATCGTTTCAAGGATTATAGAATTCTTGAGAATTGGATAAGCAatcaaaagaatattgaaAGCATTATCCAAATAAGAACATCATCCGTGTTGAGCGAACAGTGTGGAAACAACAGAGACTACATTAGAGAATTCGAGAATTTCATTAAAGCAAACAAGTAG